tcaggtaggtgaTTAGGTGTTTCTGAAaatatcacctatgaagggtgtgatgcgatttggtaagaaaggtaagctcagtccccgatatatcggaccttataagattgttcgaaagataggccaggtggcttatgaattggagcTGTCATTAGAACTGCaagcagttcatccagtttttcatatgTCCATGCTGAGGAAATGTATTGGATATCCCTCCAGAATCGTACCTGTTGATGATATACAAGTTACAGAAAATCTGACATACGAGGAAGAACCAATTGCTATTATCGATAGACAAGTCCGCAGACACAGAAACAAAGATGTGGCTTCAGtaaaggttctatggaggagtaaAGATAGGAAAGAGATAATATGGGAAGCTGAAGCAGAAATGAAGTTCAAgtatccccatttattccctgCCACAGATTACACTATTCCGGAGGAATCCTTACAAGATGCTACTTTATCCGCAATTCATTTGCAAGGTAAAAGTCATATTTAATCCCTTGAGAATCAATGTGATGGGAAATTTTATTCTAATTACTGCATGTTAATTGTCGTCGAGTACGGTATCCTACaagacatagaaattggaatTGTGATAAGCAAGAAATTAGCAATGCTCCAATTGCAAAAGATACTTTACAAAAGTTCCATAAAATTTGAAATGTATGATTATCCCTTAAGTTTACAACATTCAAGGACCAATGTCTttaaaggggggagggggggggggggatgttacacctcgtaatttGGTACGTTGAAATTCGCAGGTGTTGGCTGTTTTAAGTATGGAAATTAgagttacctccaaggatacatgagattagatgcgattattttatgtttatgagggtttaagttcatataataagttacAGAAGGATTGGAGGGTAAGTGAATCAAGAGAATTATGTTTGTCGGAATTTTAGAGAAAGTCTGAGGGGCAATTTTGGGCCTACCTGAGGAAAGGATATATCTTcgtatatgagaagttttgaagGGAAACAAAAGCCCAAATTGAAgctcgggaagtctagtttccaacgcaacaaaccgcgtgTCTATCCaacatcggaatagagaattatgagcattttaagacggaCTGCCATGCAGGGCTTAACCCTATGTGAACGAGCCAAAGAGTGGCACTAAAGCACAGAGTAGCACTGGCCAACTCTACGCGAACGCGTAAAAGGATTTTGGAGTAGGTGCCAACTGACTCTAATCCACTATATAAGGGGTAAAACCCCCATTTTTCTCCAccaaaaatttcccaaatattcGAAAAAGCTCAGCAAGCATATGAGAGCTTATACATAACACAAAGTGAGTATTTTGAGTAATTTTGagcgacggagtattaatcgGTATCCGGATAGCGTGTAGCCGCGATTATAGATTCGTTTTGCGTTGGAggtggcttggattcaaagtaaatattgaagattttCCTATTCTAGTAaaggtaaggtatgaatctctctttattaatattgatttaagGATATTTACGATAATAAGAGTCATAGTTTatggtgttggtattgttggcttgcggattgaggtttgaagaaagttttggatggaattgcacatatttatcttgtagaatattgatgatattgttgttgatgttgttggtattgtttgggagtttatttggtatttggaggaagtaaagattataggggaaatgctgcacaAATTTTCGCAACCCAAACTAGTCTTCGATAACTAGTACGAATAAGTTGATGGGAAAATGTGACTAAAGATGTATTTCTCGTTATATATAGGTTTGGTGAAGGGCAAGCACCGAAGTAAAGGATTCCTTGAGTGGGAGCTTggtgaataaggtatgtaaggtgttcgtttctctctctttc
Above is a genomic segment from Lycium barbarum isolate Lr01 chromosome 12, ASM1917538v2, whole genome shotgun sequence containing:
- the LOC132624069 gene encoding uncharacterized protein LOC132624069, whose protein sequence is MALYEALYGRKCRSPAGWFEVREANLFGPHLLYQAIEKVDLIQEWLRTVQSRQKFYADVAYELELSLELQAVHPVFHMSMLRKCIGYPSRIVPVDDIQVTENLTYEEEPIAIIDRQVRRHRNKDVASVKVLWRSKDRKEIIWEAEAEMKFKYPHLFPATDYTIPEESLQDATLSAIHLQGKSHI